A genomic stretch from Candidatus Effluviviaceae Genus V sp. includes:
- a CDS encoding DUF4900 domain-containing protein produces the protein MKMERMRRTPATVLRKVIGNERGNALVTVVVIITAVLLVASALYIMAVGEGDLVEYSVDSAKAFYIAEAGQQRARCWLEEKANDGQYPDEASLESEYLGEGTYDISLTKVAGLYPWLLEYEVVTRGTVDGVAREVVARIRRETFAQYIYFAGNPADIWFTTGDSLNGRTHVNGEIRISGDPWFGGKVTSTADQMVIQGGSDPTFEAGYELGVSEMELPSLSELSQTIVQQAQQDGVFRSGLRGRSARYEVTLGMSDGYLSYRSYERRGWWGYQYSDWTHVRIEDTNGVFVFVDEVHIEGTLDGQATIASGEDMYITDDIIYEDSTPGQGPNPGADDLLGLVSAKNIIVADNAANRNDCEIHAHMMALDESFTVENYQWGDPRGDLTVYGGFAQKRMGPIGTFYHGYGITSGYNKDYHFDRNMTTQSPPSYPQTDDYIVVDWEERPVDQS, from the coding sequence CTACATCATGGCCGTCGGCGAGGGCGATCTGGTCGAGTACTCGGTCGACTCGGCCAAGGCGTTCTACATCGCCGAGGCCGGGCAGCAGCGTGCCAGGTGCTGGCTCGAGGAGAAGGCCAATGACGGCCAGTATCCGGATGAAGCCTCGCTCGAGAGTGAGTACCTCGGTGAAGGGACCTACGACATCTCGTTAACGAAGGTCGCCGGGCTCTATCCGTGGCTCCTCGAGTACGAGGTGGTCACCAGGGGCACGGTCGACGGCGTCGCACGAGAGGTTGTGGCCCGTATCCGGAGGGAGACGTTTGCGCAGTACATCTACTTCGCGGGCAACCCGGCGGACATCTGGTTCACCACGGGCGACAGCCTCAACGGCCGGACGCACGTCAACGGCGAGATCAGGATCAGCGGCGATCCTTGGTTCGGCGGCAAGGTGACATCGACCGCCGATCAGATGGTCATCCAGGGCGGTAGCGACCCGACCTTCGAGGCCGGCTATGAGCTGGGTGTGAGCGAGATGGAACTCCCCAGCCTGAGCGAGCTCAGCCAGACCATCGTGCAGCAGGCGCAGCAGGACGGTGTCTTCCGGAGCGGTCTGAGGGGGAGGTCGGCGCGCTACGAGGTGACGCTCGGCATGTCAGACGGCTATTTGAGCTACCGTTCGTACGAGCGCCGGGGCTGGTGGGGGTACCAGTACTCCGACTGGACCCACGTGCGGATCGAGGACACGAACGGTGTCTTCGTCTTCGTCGACGAGGTGCACATCGAGGGAACACTCGACGGACAGGCCACCATCGCGTCCGGTGAGGACATGTACATCACGGACGACATCATCTACGAGGACTCGACGCCGGGGCAGGGCCCGAACCCCGGTGCCGACGATCTCCTGGGTCTGGTCTCAGCGAAGAACATCATCGTGGCGGACAACGCCGCCAACCGGAACGACTGCGAGATTCACGCTCACATGATGGCACTCGACGAGTCGTTCACCGTCGAGAACTACCAGTGGGGCGACCCGCGCGGGGACCTGACGGTCTACGGCGGATTCGCACAGAAGAGAATGGGGCCGATCGGCACCTTCTATCACGGCTACGGAATCACGTCTGGGTACAACAAGGACTACCACTTCGACCGGAACATGACGACCCAGTCGCCGCCGTCGTACCCGCAGACGGACGACTACATCGTCGTCGATTGGGAAGAACGCCCGGTCGACCAGAGTTGA